The Luteitalea sp. genome has a window encoding:
- a CDS encoding 1-deoxy-D-xylulose-5-phosphate reductoisomerase, with protein sequence MKRIAILGSTGSIGCSALSVVEAHADRLKVVALAAGANAVMMARQVERFRPGAVAMATADSLAQVRSRLAAETVTGIDCFAHGPRGLVEIATQPDVDIVLCASSGTAALEAVVAAIRAGKTIALANKEVLVMAGALVTREARAHGVPILPVDSEHNAIHQCLHGRSSTEVARLILTASGGPFRDRALGRLADVSPEDALSHPTWKMGRKITIDSATLMNKGLEVIEAYWLFGVPTGRIEVLIHPQSVVHSLVELSDGSVIAQLGVTDMRLPIQYAFSWPERWQSPVPRLDLSTCGSLEFEAPDHARFPCLGLAYAALSAGGTQPVVLNAANEVAVASFLSRRVPFPAIPRLVEQALDRHARLSCGGGASLEAIREADAWARRFTRESVAGGLET encoded by the coding sequence GTGAAACGAATCGCGATTCTGGGCTCGACCGGGTCGATTGGGTGCAGCGCGCTCTCGGTCGTGGAGGCGCATGCCGATCGGTTGAAGGTGGTCGCTCTTGCCGCCGGCGCGAACGCCGTGATGATGGCGCGGCAGGTCGAGCGCTTTCGGCCCGGCGCGGTTGCCATGGCCACGGCGGACAGCTTGGCCCAGGTGCGTTCCCGTCTGGCAGCGGAGACCGTGACGGGCATCGATTGCTTCGCCCACGGGCCACGCGGCCTGGTCGAGATCGCCACGCAGCCAGACGTCGATATCGTGCTCTGCGCCTCTTCCGGCACCGCCGCGCTCGAGGCGGTCGTGGCCGCGATCCGAGCCGGCAAGACCATTGCCCTGGCCAACAAGGAAGTGCTCGTGATGGCCGGCGCGCTCGTCACGCGGGAGGCCCGCGCGCACGGCGTGCCGATTTTGCCGGTCGATAGCGAGCACAACGCGATCCACCAGTGCCTCCACGGTCGTTCGTCCACTGAGGTGGCTCGCCTCATCCTGACAGCATCGGGGGGCCCATTTCGCGACCGTGCGCTCGGCCGTCTGGCCGATGTCTCGCCGGAGGATGCGCTGAGCCATCCAACCTGGAAGATGGGCCGCAAGATCACGATCGATTCCGCCACGTTGATGAACAAGGGGCTCGAGGTGATCGAGGCCTATTGGCTGTTCGGCGTGCCGACCGGTCGCATCGAGGTTCTCATTCACCCGCAGTCGGTCGTGCACTCCCTCGTGGAGCTGTCGGACGGGTCGGTAATCGCGCAGCTCGGTGTCACCGACATGAGGCTGCCGATTCAGTACGCGTTCTCCTGGCCCGAGCGCTGGCAAAGCCCGGTGCCGCGGCTCGATCTGTCTACCTGTGGCAGCCTAGAGTTCGAAGCGCCGGATCACGCACGTTTTCCATGCCTCGGTCTCGCGTATGCGGCGCTCAGCGCGGGCGGCACGCAGCCGGTCGTGCTCAATGCGGCCAACGAAGTAGCGGTAGCGTCTTTTCTGAGTAGGCGCGTGCCGTTTCCGGCCATCCCGCGGCTGGTCGAGCAGGCCCTGGACCGGCACGCCCGCCTGTCGTGCGGGGGGGGCGCCAGCCTGGAGGCCATCCGAGAAGCGGACGCATGGGCGCGACGGTTCACCCGCGAGAGCGTCGCCGGCGGGCTTGAGACTTGA
- a CDS encoding CDP-archaeol synthase: MIPDPCCPLTPSVVIRLLSAVVLLPLVIVTIWISSAATFVLALVVVALAFIEYAGLVEALGADIPRLLSAVAALTACAAVAWQGVGVEVSLLAAVVAAASVPVAQGRVDGGVLRDVAATLFPALYLGLPIGALASVRSVAGAGALLLVVLALVASDSMQYYAGRLFGRRALSPAISPKKTQEGAIAGCIAAAVVMPLLGHLWLPQAAPWLLVLVGLLVAGMGIVGDLFESALKRGAGVKDSSSLIPGHGGMLDRIDGLLFAGPVYYLALRLVPGIV; encoded by the coding sequence TTGATCCCTGATCCCTGCTGCCCCCTGACGCCTAGTGTTGTGATAAGGCTCCTCAGCGCCGTTGTCCTGCTGCCACTCGTTATCGTGACCATTTGGATCTCGTCGGCGGCAACCTTCGTGCTCGCGCTCGTGGTGGTCGCGCTGGCCTTCATCGAGTACGCCGGCCTGGTCGAAGCGCTTGGGGCCGATATCCCGCGGTTGCTGTCGGCTGTCGCGGCGCTCACCGCGTGCGCAGCCGTCGCCTGGCAGGGCGTAGGTGTCGAGGTCTCGCTGCTCGCCGCTGTCGTCGCCGCAGCGAGCGTGCCGGTGGCGCAGGGGCGTGTCGATGGAGGCGTGCTGCGCGACGTAGCGGCGACGCTCTTTCCGGCGCTCTATCTGGGCCTGCCGATCGGTGCGTTGGCGTCGGTGCGTAGTGTCGCCGGCGCTGGGGCGCTGCTGCTGGTTGTCCTCGCCTTGGTGGCGAGTGACTCGATGCAGTACTACGCCGGCCGACTCTTCGGCCGGCGAGCGCTCTCGCCGGCAATTAGCCCAAAGAAGACCCAGGAAGGCGCCATTGCCGGTTGCATCGCCGCGGCCGTCGTGATGCCACTCTTGGGTCATCTGTGGTTGCCCCAGGCGGCGCCATGGTTGCTCGTGCTGGTCGGCCTGCTCGTCGCAGGCATGGGCATTGTCGGTGATCTGTTCGAGTCGGCGCTCAAGCGCGGAGCTGGGGTCAAAGACTCGTCGAGCCTGATTCCCGGGCACGGAGGGATGCTCGACAGAATCGATGGGCTGCTCTTCGCGGGGCCTGTGTACTACCTGGCGTTGCGGCTGGTGCCAGGCATTGTATAG